AGATATCAAAGCATATTTACCAAGATCCGTGAGACGTTTAGGGGATCGGGCGGAGTCCATAGACATATCTCTAGATCTTGATCGCTTTCGACGAATGGGAGACCTACTAAAACTCTTCCTTCTAATAGGCGATCTCGAGCGTCTCCTTCTAACTGGAGATTTGCATACACTTGCTCTTCTGACAGGAGACCTTGACTTTTTCCGTCTTGGTGGTGTTCGACTTTTCCGCCTTTGTTTAGCACTGTAGTAATCTTTAGAAGAATCTTTAGAGCTTGACCTTTTTCTTCTCTTTTCAACTGTTTTCTTGTCCCTTGATGAGGACCGTGACCGCGTTTTCCGCTTACGTGAAATATCACTCTGTGAGGGACTCGGAGAACGATCAGACTTTGACTGTTTGCCGGTCGGTGATTTTGATGCAGATTTAGACCTCTTTTTTCTGGGGGAGGAAACAGAACGCGAGCGTTTCCTCTGAGAAGCGGACCGAGACCTTCTCCTGCGGGAGGCAGATGTAGAACGAGATCGTCTTTTTCTTGGTACAGATGGAGAACGGGAGTGCCGATTGTGAGATACAGACAATGATGGGGATCTCTTTCTGCGAAACTCCGGTGATGGCGATCGTCTCCTACGAGAAGTTGCGGGTGAATTAGATCGCCTTCTGCGAGTGGTAAAGGGTGAAGGAGAACGCCTCCTGCGAGGTGCAGATGGTGATCGAGAACGCTTTCTGCGAGTGGAAGAGGGAGATCGTCTCCTACGAGTGACAATAGGGGAAGGAGAGCGTCTCCTGCGAGTGACAATAGAAGGAGAGCGTCTCCTGCGAGTGACAATAGGTGAAGGAGAGCGCCTCCTGCGAGTGACAGAGGGTGAACGTCTCCTCCGAGTGGTAGGTGAAGGGGAGCGTCTGCTACGAGATGCAGTCGGTGAAGGGGAGCGTCTCCTGCGTGAAGCAGAAACTGAACGTCTCCGGCGCATCACGGAAGGTGAAGGAGAGCTTTTTTTGCGAGTTGCAGGAGATGAAGGGGAGCGTCTTCTGCGGGACAATGATTGAGATCGTCTCCTACTGGGGACTGATTGTGAACGAGACCGCCTACGAATCTCGGAGGGCGATCGAGAGTGCCTCCTATTACTCTTGCGACCAACAGAAGATGACTTTGAACGCTTTCTAGGAGAGACTGATACAGAATGAGACCGCCTTCTACTTCCGACAGAAGCTGACCTTGAAGATCTCTTGCGCACCACATGTGTGGATTCCTTCTTTTTTACTACAGGAGATTGTCTATTGCTTTCAGTAGAAGCTGAGCGAGACTTGCTTCTCCTTGATTTCACCAGAGACTTCGCATGTGACTTCTTGGTTACAGATTTAGAGCGAGAACGTTTATTTTTTGGGACAGACTTAGATCTAGATTTTTTTCTGTCTCGGGATCTTGATCGTGAATGTTCTGGTCTGCTTTTCACTTCTGAGATGGGATCTGTATTCCTAGATGCAGGTTGAGACTGTGTATAGTCAGCATCTGTCAGGGTTTTTTGCGGTGTACTCTGCTGGGTAGTATCCAAAGAAATGTCTTCTTGCATCAAAGGCAAAACTCTTGATGTTTCAGATTCGGAAGTGTTCATTAACTTAGAAGTGCACTGTGCCTCAGAAGTGTCAGGAATATTTTTTAATAGAGACATTTGTTCTGTTTTGTCTTCACTCCTGAAAGTTAGATTTTCTGTACTGTCTGAACCTGAATCTAGCTGAACAACTGGCTGCTCATTTTCTACAGACTGATGAATAGAATGGTTTTCATCGGTTGAAGACAAGGAAGAACCTGGATACTCTAGGGTACAATCAGCAACTGGAGAAGGAACTGAATGTTCTTGTCGAGTTTCTGAAGTAGACATGTGCTCTGTCAAAGGAGATTCAGAAGAAACTTCCTTTACAAAATTCGGTTGTGGATCAACGTCTTCATTGCAAGGCTCACATTTTTCTGGTACTTCATGTATAGCTAAGCATGCACTGTTACTTAAGCTTTCCTCAGAGTCCACTGAAGGCAGATCTAAAGCTTTGTTAGGTTCAGGATGGATAGTGGTTGAGTCATGGACCAGTAGTTCTTCGGTATGTTGTGGTTGTTGATTATGCAAGTCAATGGGCTGATCAGAATCGTAGGGCAATAGCTCAGGTGGTGCATGAAAAACTGAAGAACCTTGTTCAGTAGAATAATCTGAAATACTGAGAAAAGAGTTTGCAGGTTGCTCAGAATCATAAGGTAGAAGTTCTGGTGGTGGTTGCGAATTAAATGGGACTGGCTCAGATGATGGTCCAGTACAAGTATCTGTAGGCTGATCAGAATCATAAGGCAATAGGTCAGGTGGAGTAATTGTAAAATGGTGACTCGTAATACATTCCCCATTATCCTCAGGTTTATGCTTTACACATTCGACAGATGAGTCTGTGGCTTGGGTAGAAGTCAAACAAGGTAGTTTATCTTGAATTACACATGTCAAATCTAGTGGAAATGATGAATTTTCAGTAGGTAATGTGTTTTCATCATATTTGTCAGGAGATATTTCTTGTGAATGGATAACATCAGGGCTAGGAGTCTCATCAGTGTGGTCAAGGTTTTGGTTGATTTTGACAGAATATTCAGAGGATATGCTGTGTTCAGAATCAGAATAATGCTCTGAAACAATAATATTGGTGGAATCAGAAAGTTCTTTTGAGGGAGACGAGCAATAGCTTTGTGTTTCATGAAGCAAGACTGCATCTGGGCTGGGAGAAGCTTTGTCCGAGAGTTTATCGACTTCAGTAACAATTAACTTGTCAGGAAAATCACAAACAGAAGCTTTACTTTCTTCAGAGTGAAAAGGCTCAGTGATAGTTTCATGTTCATCTTGGTCTGGTGAAGGTATGATAGCACAAGATGGATCTCCACTATGCAAATTTATAATGGTATCTGACAAGACGGGAACATGTAAATTATCGTCTTTGTTTGTGTCCTCAGCAGAAGGGTTCTCATATTCTGGTATTCGGGCTTGATCATCATTAAGAGATTGATTATTTGTGTGTAGTATAGATGGACTTTGAAAGTTTTCCTGAGGTTGAACTGTTATATTATACAGTTTCTCTTGTTCAGAACTGAAGTGTTTAGGTAATTGTGGAGCTTCATTAATGCAACACAGTTCTTTTGTCTGAAATCTTTCATCGGCGACATGATCACTCAGAAGCTCCTCATTGGTGGTGACACATGATGAATCAAGCTTTGTATTAGGTGAAGTGCATAAATTAAGAGGTTTATGGTCGATGATGGAAAACGATTCCTCTTGGTGAATTGTGTGAGGACTGCAAGGCTGTTTAGTCAAGAGCTGGGCAGGGCTTGTAGGGTGCTCCAAATGAGTTCCTATAGAAGTTTCTTCTGACTGATTTACTGCTGAGGAATATTCTTCTGAAGTGGTCTCCTTGGGACTAAAACGGCTTTCTAATGAATAAGCGGTAATGAGATTTGGGCAAGGAACTTCTTGCAGAGATACACTTGTATGTAATTTACTGGACTGAGGATAATCAGAATCGACCATCTCTTCTTGTGTCTTAGGTACCTCTAATGTGTCTGATGAGTATTCATGCAGTTGAGAAAAATCTTTTTTGCCTTCTAAATCATCAGCGCTGGGTGAGTCCGTATTGATATCTGGCTCATTCAGTAAAACAATGTCACAATTAGTTTGAGGGCATGTCACAATGGGAGATACTAAAGTTTGTTCAGAGGTAGAACACAGATCAGGTTTTACAGTAGGGCTGCCAGCATTTTCAGTTAAGACAGGACTCCTGGAAGGTTCACAAACCGGTGAGTTTTCTGTGTCATGGTAGGGTTCATCTAGCTGTTGATGATCAGGGCTAGCATATGGTTCAACTAGCTGTGGAAATTCGGGACTAGCATAAGGTTCGACAAGCTGAGGGTGTTCTGGACTGGTACTCATTTTCTCAGAAAGGGAGTGCTGCGGGCTGTTGTAAGGTTCCACCAACTCAGGATGTACTGGGCTATTATAGGGTTCCACTAACTGAGGGTGATCAGGGCTAGCAAATGGTTCAACAAGCGGAGTTTGTTCTGGGCTAGCAGCATGTTCAGGTGGGAAAAGGAGGTCCACTTTCTCAGAAAAGTTTGGACTACAAGCTTCAATTTCCTTGAGGTTAGAAATACTGTGAGAATTAATTTCCATTGTGGTATTAGAATTAAGAGAGGATTCATTCTGTAATAAGTTATCAGGGCTTGCAACTGTGAGTACAGTATACGGTTCCTCTGTCAGTGTATGATCCGAAGTATTATACAATTTAATCTGTAAATGGTCAGTCACTGAGTTTGTTAGATCAAGTGGATCCTGGCCACTGTCCTCAAAGGGTTCAACAGATGATTCTTGGTTAGGGCTAGATTGGGATTCAATTGGTTGTGTTTGGCCAGGGCAAGATTGGGATTCAACAGATGTTGTTTGGACAGGGCTAGATTGGGGTTCAACAAAAATATTACTATGGCTATCATGGGGATCACACGGCAACAAATCATCGGAGCCCATTTCTTTTGTAGCATCTGACTCCCCAGATATGGAATGGGTGGTGTCATCAGAACTCTCACAGGAAGCGAAAGGAACATCAGATTCCCTACACGTTTCGCTGCTTAAATGACAGTCCATGGCAGGCTCTAGTTGTGGGAGGTTATTTAGTAAATCTGTTACTGGCTGATTTAAATGTAGGTCATCCTTGTCCCCCAAGCTGGTTTTATCATTTAATTCAGTAGACTGAGATTTCTCAATACAATCGAGTGGCAATTGCTGCTCAGAGGATAAAGTCTCTTCAATTTTTAAGTTCTGTGAAGTATTCATGTTGGACTCAAGTGATggttgctgctgaaaagcattgcaTGCATTGGAATCTGTTTGATGTTCGGAAGATGCAACAGGCTTTCCAAAGTGTAAATCCTCAACTGACTGGTCAGGAGACAAAGACATATAGGCCTGTGTAGAAACAAAATCAGACATTTGCTTTTGAGCTTCTGTCGCCACATCTGGCATATGTACTGTAGCAGCAACATCAGGTACAGGCATCTGTGCAGCAGCTGTAACGTCAGGTAAAGGAATTCCAGCTGCAACATCAGGCACAACTGTTGAGCTTGCAACTGGCACCAAGGCTTCAGCAGCTACATCAGGCATCATATTATGCTCTTCAGAAATCAAGTCATGTTCAGGTGGTACTTGAGCTTCAGCTACCATGTCAAATCCAGGCACCTGTGCTTCAGCAGCCAAATCAGAACCAGGGACTTGGGCTTCAGCAGCAAGGTCAGAACCAGGAACTTGTGCTTCAGGTGCAAGATCTGAACCTGGGACTTGAGCTTCTGGTGCCAAATCAGCCCTTTGTATGTGTGCTCCAGCAGTAAGATCAGGCACTGTCCATTGTGCTGTTGCTGCCAAGTCTGGCACAGCCCACTGAGCCCCAGATCTCATATTAGTCATGGCCCACTGAGACCCTGCAGTAAGATCAGGCACAGCCCACTGTGCTCCAGCAGTCAAGTCGGGCACTGCCCATTGTGCTCCAGTGGCTACATCGGGGACACCCCATTGTGTGCCAGCAGCAAGATCAGGCATAGACCACTGAGCTCCAACGGTCATATCATGCATGGGCCAGTGTGAGCCAGCTGTTAGATCCGACATCGGCCATTGGGCACCAGCTCCTAAGTCTCCCATAGACCACTGGGTTCCTGCAGCAATATCAGGTACAGACCATGCTCCAGACATATCATGCATGTGCCATTGGTTTGCAGTTGTCAGGTCAGGAACAGACAACTGTGTTTCAGCAGCTAAGCTGGATACagaaagtggttctgcaggtggtacaCTAGGCATATGAATGTGACTTCCTGCAGACATACTGGGCAGAGGCACCTCAGCCAAATTAGGTATAGACATTTGTCCAACAGTACTCAAATTAGACATAGGAGCCTGTGCTCTAGAAGAAAAAAGTGGTAACGGTGTTCTCCTTGTTATATTAAGTAAAGGTATTTGTTCCTTGGGAAGCTTTCCGGTTGATCCTTGTGACTTGGCTTGGGATAACTGCTTCTGAATAAGAGATTTTAACCCAATACTGTGCTTAAAACCTGCAGGTTTTGACAAGGCAGTTTTTTTCTGTAACAGTGGTGGTGGTGAGGTTGACTTTCGCTTACTTACAGGAGACTTTTCTTTCTGCTTGTTTTGTGATCGAGATCGCCTCCTACGAAGAGGTGATAAGGATTTTCTTTTCTTAGTTGATAGAGAAGAAGAAAGCCTAGATGTTGACCTAGAGCGACGTCTGGAGGTTGAAAGAGAACGGGAACGCCGCCATCTTCCACGAGATCTGGAACGCTGCCACCGCGAACGTGATCTTGAAGAACTTCGTAGAGCTGGAGATCTTGAAAAAGAACGCCTCCTATTTCTTGAACGGGAAAGTCTTCTTGGTGTCACTGATCTTGAACTGGAATGAGAGCGTTTCCTACGTAATGAAGACTTTGAGTGTTTCCAAGGGGCAGACATTGAACGCGAGCGACTTCTTGATGACGATTTAGAATGTGATTTTCTCCTGCTGTTTGGAGTCTTGGAACGAGATCGCTTTGTAGAACTTGTTTTGGAGTGTAAATTTCTCTTTGATTCTGATCTACTACGTGACCTGCCTTTCCTTTCTGGTGACTTAGACAATTTCTTTTTTCGTGTTTTTGACTTGGAACGTGAACTCCTCTGCTTTGCTAAAGATTTAGAACCCTCAGTCCTCTCAGATGATTTTGATGTGGAACGTTTTCTTTTTCCTGACAATTTTGAAGTGGATCGTTTCTTTTTGCCCTTGGACTTTGATTGTGAACGCCTTTTTCGTCCTCTTGACCTGGAGCGGGAGCGTTTCTTTCTATCCGACTTAGAATGTGAACTTTTCTTTCTTGATGATGACTGGGACCGCTTTTTCCGTGATGAAGATTTAGAACCTGAACGTCGTCTTCGAGAAATAGACTTTGATCGTGAACGGGAGGCATGTCCTCTATCTTCAGAAGGTGTTCGACTATCTTTAGCTACAGATCTTGATCGGTACTGCCGCTGCTTAATGTGCGGAAATGTGTGCTTTGTACTAGAACCAGAATCATCTGCAGCTTGGAGGTCATCAACCTGTGAAAGGTCCTTCTCAGAAAGATGCCTAGACTGAAGGTCTGATTGGGAGGGCTCAGTAGATTTATCACACGAGGATTCAACAGTGGAACTAGACTTAGATTTTACACCAACATTTGCCGTATTTTGAGTACTTGATAGCTCCAAAGATGCCTTCGAACTAGACTTTGAAGTATCTGATGTAGATGCATTGGCGCTACGGAGAATACCTGAAGAGATGTTAACTTTAGAAATCTCTACATCCGATGAGTCTTCAGATGCGCTACATAGTTGAGAGATGCCGAGAGTCTTAAAGGTTTTGCTAAATTTGAATTGAACTGGCACAGTACTAACAGATGGCTTCCATGTCTCATGCAAAAAAGGCTTAGGGGACAACTTTGGATCTTCCAAGGACTTAATATTTCTGAAACCACTATAAGCAGGTTTGGCCTTTGAACTTTGATCTAGTGTTTCTAATTCAGCTTGCTTATCTTCTGTTGATGACTGGAATGAACCTTCTTTAACACGATTTTCATGGCTGTGGTCATCAGCAACTGCATTTAGATTTACTACATCATCTGCATGTTTAGTGGAGCATTCACGATCAGGGTGCTTACTGAAAACAGAGTCTGTCAGTTGCGTTAAGTCACCAGAAGAATGTCTTTGAACAGTCTTTGTAACGGAAACACTTTCCTGAGTCCCCAGTTTAGCTTCCTCATTATTCGATTGACGACTATTAGACCATTTTTCATCACGCAAAACAAAGGCACTCTGCTCTCTTGATTTACTACTTGTTTCTTCTAAATGACAGATTACTTCATTACTCTTTTGGCTACTGTCAGAACTCTCAAATTGAGCATTGTCAGGCAAGACCTTGTCCGCATCAAGTTTAGTGCAGCCGTCATTCATACTGTTTAAAGGAGGTTTAGGAACATCTTTCCAATCCAATTCTGTGCTATTAGTGTTAGAAATTGCTTCATGTCTTTGgtcttccaatttttgttttgtggAATCAGTCAAAGGCCATACACTATTAGTAGCTGGTTGTTTAGACTTTGTAATTTCATGATAATCTAAACTAGGTGAAACTGAACTATCACGAAGAACAATTTCAGAGGTAGACTTTTCTTCCTCAGCGGTGGACACCTTTTCTCCTTTCAATAAGCTGTGAACATTTAGCTCATCTTCAAGCAGTTGAGAAGATTTCACAAGATTCATCCCAAAAGGTGAGGATACTGGCAAGTTTTTAGATTTTTCAACTTGAAAAGCACTACCAAGATCTTCACTAATAGATACAGTGGTTAAAGTCTGCTTTACTTCTACAGTGGTTTTAATAGGGTGTGATAATTTCTCATCACCCGTTCCCTTCAAATTATCATTTAATACGAGTTCCATATCTGTAATACAGCTGGGTGCATTGGCATTTTCGGTTTCATTAGACGTACACATGTCATTTCTGGAATTTTGTTTTGGATAGTGGGAAAAACTATGTTCAGCAGTAAGGCTGCTTTTTATTTGCTCTAACTCTGTTATTTGAGAATCTGCTTTGGACTGACGAGCTTCCACAACCTCCTCTTCTGATTTACTTATCTTTTTTGAATTAGATTCATAATCTATTAATTGCGTTTCAAGCCTTTCTTTCAAGGAACTTTGTTTTATTACATCTTCATCCAAGGTTGGGGATTTTAAATTGGAAGTGCTTTTCTGGTGGGAAAAATCATCGTTTAACATACCTGAATCTTCCACAATTTGTTTGCAAATTTTGGGGGAAATACTACATCTTGAACTAGCAAGTACGGGAACATTTTGGCTTTCATCTGAAATTAAACTATTGATCTTGATACCTTCATCCTTGTATGATAAATCCAATTCCATATTACAAGTAACTGGAGAAAAACATGATTTTGCTTCAGAAGTGATATGGTCACTTGCTGAACAGGTTTTCGAAGAATCAACCCACTTTTCTGCATGCAATTCCGGTATGTCTTCCTTTTCTGTGAGGTTAGGATGGTCAGAATCAGTATGTTTCTGAGACAGGCATTTCATCACTGGTGTATCCATGCTAGCATTTTGCATGTACTTGATGGATTCAGAATCTTGCAGTATCTCTATACAATTTGGCAAAGGATCAGTACTTGACAGTTCTGTGTTTGGAGAGGTGGTGGCTTTGCATGCAAACTCTGAACCGTCATAGGCAAATTCAGGTTCTCCTTCCACATTAGATTTAGTGTGACACACAGAATCGGTTAAGGGAACAACCACGGATCTCTCATCACAAAATTCAGCCTTCTTATATTCAGGTGACTCTACGGTACAAGAGCTTGCCAACAGCGATAGTCCAAATGATTTACACACAATTCCATTTTCTGTATCAATGCCTAAAGTATCTTGTTCTGGCTGTTCATCGGTCCTTAGCTCCACAACCTTTTCATTATCTGTTGCTCTCTCAACCTCAAAGGTGTTAGTTTTTTCAGCTATAAATACAATTTCTGCAGACTGTTCTATGCAATCAATATGTGTGGGTGTTAAAGAGTCTTGCTCGATATCCATGTCGCATTCTATAGAAATGTCTTCATTAAATGCAGTATTAGAAGAAATACCCTGTTCCACTGGACACAACTCCATGTCTATACTATTATCATTGCATGGCATAAGCATAACTACTGGTGAACTGTTTTTTGACTCATATGAACTGTCTTTTGATTGAGTCACTGAAGTCACATCAGGCAATTTCATTTCACTATGGTTTTCTACTGTAGATTCATTTGGACCAAGTAATTCCACAGCTGATTCAGAGATGGGAAGGGTTTTTTCGTCTATTGACATGCTTCCAGGTATCTGTTCTTCAGCAGAAGATTTGGACTGCAATGTAGGTTCACTTTCCACAGATTTTGACTTTAAAATTAAAGACCCAGACTGGACTTTACCAGATATTGACAGCAATGTGGATTTGTCTCCCCTTGAAACTGAAGTAGACCTTGACTTTCTTTTGCTTGCTGAATGAGATGGTGACTTTTGTCTCTGTACACCTGAACCAGACATAGATCTAGGCCTCCTAGTGTTTGAGCCTGTTCTTGATCGGCATCTTCTGGAGGTAGATCTCGACCTGCGTCTTATGGAGGCCGATCTTGATCTGCGCCTTCTGGAGGCCGATCTTGACCTGCGCCTCCTGAATGCTGAGGTAGACCTCGATCTGCGCCTCCTGGAAGCTGATGTGGACCTCGACCTGCGCCTTCTGGAAACCGAGGGAGACCTTGACTTGCGCCTCCTGGAAACCGAGGGGGACCTCGACCTGCGCCTCCTGGAAACCGAGGGGGACCTCGACCGGCGCCTCCTAGAGACAGAGGGGGACCTCAACCGGCGCCTCCTGGAAACAGAGGGAGACCTCGACCGGCGCCTCCTGGAAACAGAGGGAGACCTCGACCGGCGCCTCCTGGAAACAGAGGGAGACCTCGACCGGCGCCTCCTGGAAGCAGAGGGGGACCTCGACCGGCGCCTCCTGGAAGCCGAGGGGGACCTCGACCGGCGCCTTCTGGAAGCCAAGGGGGACTTTGACTTTCGTCTTCGGGAGGTAGACCTTGACCTGCGTCTTCTGGAGGCAGAGCTAGATCTCTGTCTTTTAGAGGTCACAACAGATCTGGACCTGCGTTTTTGTACAGGTGAACGAGATCTAGACCTACGCCTCCTAACAGGGGAGACTGTTTTTGACTTTTGCCTTTTAACGGGAGAGGCAGACTTAGATTTCCGCTTCTTAGAAGGCGAGCTAGACTTTGAAGGAGTCCTTATCACAGATTTCGATTTTCGTTTACTTGCTGATCTTGAGCGCATTTTATGTTTACGGCTAGTCGATCTTGATTTTCTTCTATTTGCTGACCGTGATCTTGATCTTATTCTTTTAGCACTGGACCTTGTCCTTGAATTACGTCTTTTTTCATATGACCTTGATCTAGACCTACGCCTTTTTCCAATGGACCTTGTTCTAGACCTTCGTCTCCTTTCAATTGACACAGACCTTTGCCTGTTTCTTATAGACTTTGACCACCAACTCCTTATTGGG
The Ranitomeya imitator isolate aRanImi1 chromosome 3, aRanImi1.pri, whole genome shotgun sequence genome window above contains:
- the SON gene encoding protein SON isoform X2, which encodes MATNIEQIFRSFVVNKFKEIQEENRNSENMDGSHNGELPAPETENAPECSAGATQNEGSSETVTKPEDTEAKPMEIVEPQDPAPEKDSESKDLKTTDLSSDDEVKKDSSKKKSKKHKKHKSKKKKKKKKKERNEKRSKSTSSAEDQENASSEIKSSWKPVISPPGEQDRINILSSQTVENVDALPSLGVQENVDSVKGQPTGPQLDIDSGFFGPKCPNEMQFSVSSNNLPICEVEMAEPSKSLDINCQQNNENVKCTDEQHEKLHTNCETTEPLQKEISLPKPETVHSEGKSVELGESRLNSEGNKDLLKQPDNISSLPLPPQTESISTSLSKSIAKSRSRSKSLTREIRSRSKSSTKLPKKQASSKSLTRQRSRSSSVVRRRRSRSSSAGQRRRSRSKTPIRRRRSRSSTPVRYSKSPIRSWWSKSIRNRQRSVSIERRRRSRTRSIGKRRRSRSRSYEKRRNSRTRSSAKRIRSRSRSANRRKSRSTSRKHKMRSRSASKRKSKSVIRTPSKSSSPSKKRKSKSASPVKRQKSKTVSPVRRRRSRSRSPVQKRRSRSVVTSKRQRSSSASRRRRSRSTSRRRKSKSPLASRRRRSRSPSASRRRRSRSPSASRRRRSRSPSVSRRRRSRSPSVSRRRRSRSPSVSRRRRLRSPSVSRRRRSRSPSVSRRRRSRSPSVSRRRKSRSPSVSRRRRSRSTSASRRRRSRSTSAFRRRRSRSASRRRRSRSASIRRRSRSTSRRCRSRTGSNTRRPRSMSGSGVQRQKSPSHSASKRKSRSTSVSRGDKSTLLSISGKVQSGSLILKSKSVESEPTLQSKSSAEEQIPGSMSIDEKTLPISESAVELLGPNESTVENHSEMKLPDVTSVTQSKDSSYESKNSSPVVMLMPCNDNSIDMELCPVEQGISSNTAFNEDISIECDMDIEQDSLTPTHIDCIEQSAEIVFIAEKTNTFEVERATDNEKVVELRTDEQPEQDTLGIDTENGIVCKSFGLSLLASSCTVESPEYKKAEFCDERSVVVPLTDSVCHTKSNVEGEPEFAYDGSEFACKATTSPNTELSSTDPLPNCIEILQDSESIKYMQNASMDTPVMKCLSQKHTDSDHPNLTEKEDIPELHAEKWVDSSKTCSASDHITSEAKSCFSPVTCNMELDLSYKDEGIKINSLISDESQNVPVLASSRCSISPKICKQIVEDSGMLNDDFSHQKSTSNLKSPTLDEDVIKQSSLKERLETQLIDYESNSKKISKSEEEVVEARQSKADSQITELEQIKSSLTAEHSFSHYPKQNSRNDMCTSNETENANAPSCITDMELVLNDNLKGTGDEKLSHPIKTTVEVKQTLTTVSISEDLGSAFQVEKSKNLPVSSPFGMNLVKSSQLLEDELNVHSLLKGEKVSTAEEEKSTSEIVLRDSSVSPSLDYHEITKSKQPATNSVWPLTDSTKQKLEDQRHEAISNTNSTELDWKDVPKPPLNSMNDGCTKLDADKVLPDNAQFESSDSSQKSNEVICHLEETSSKSREQSAFVLRDEKWSNSRQSNNEEAKLGTQESVSVTKTVQRHSSGDLTQLTDSVFSKHPDRECSTKHADDVVNLNAVADDHSHENRVKEGSFQSSTEDKQAELETLDQSSKAKPAYSGFRNIKSLEDPKLSPKPFLHETWKPSVSTVPVQFKFSKTFKTLGISQLCSASEDSSDVEISKVNISSGILRSANASTSDTSKSSSKASLELSSTQNTANVGVKSKSSSTVESSCDKSTEPSQSDLQSRHLSEKDLSQVDDLQAADDSGSSTKHTFPHIKQRQYRSRSVAKDSRTPSEDRGHASRSRSKSISRRRRSGSKSSSRKKRSQSSSRKKSSHSKSDRKKRSRSRSRGRKRRSQSKSKGKKKRSTSKLSGKRKRSTSKSSERTEGSKSLAKQRSSRSKSKTRKKKLSKSPERKGRSRSRSESKRNLHSKTSSTKRSRSKTPNSRRKSHSKSSSRSRSRSMSAPWKHSKSSLRRKRSHSSSRSVTPRRLSRSRNRRRSFSRSPALRSSSRSRSRWQRSRSRGRWRRSRSLSTSRRRSRSTSRLSSSLSTKKRKSLSPLRRRRSRSQNKQKEKSPVSKRKSTSPPPLLQKKTALSKPAGFKHSIGLKSLIQKQLSQAKSQGSTGKLPKEQIPLLNITRRTPLPLFSSRAQAPMSNLSTVGQMSIPNLAEVPLPSMSAGSHIHMPSVPPAEPLSVSSLAAETQLSVPDLTTANQWHMHDMSGAWSVPDIAAGTQWSMGDLGAGAQWPMSDLTAGSHWPMHDMTVGAQWSMPDLAAGTQWGVPDVATGAQWAVPDLTAGAQWAVPDLTAGSQWAMTNMRSGAQWAVPDLAATAQWTVPDLTAGAHIQRADLAPEAQVPGSDLAPEAQVPGSDLAAEAQVPGSDLAAEAQVPGFDMVAEAQVPPEHDLISEEHNMMPDVAAEALVPVASSTVVPDVAAGIPLPDVTAAAQMPVPDVAATVHMPDVATEAQKQMSDFVSTQAYMSLSPDQSVEDLHFGKPVASSEHQTDSNACNAFQQQPSLESNMNTSQNLKIEETLSSEQQLPLDCIEKSQSTELNDKTSLGDKDDLHLNQPVTDLLNNLPQLEPAMDCHLSSETCRESDVPFASCESSDDTTHSISGESDATKEMGSDDLLPCDPHDSHSNIFVEPQSSPVQTTSVESQSCPGQTQPIESQSSPNQESSVEPFEDSGQDPLDLTNSVTDHLQIKLYNTSDHTLTEEPYTVLTVASPDNLLQNESSLNSNTTMEINSHSISNLKEIEACSPNFSEKVDLLFPPEHAASPEQTPLVEPFASPDHPQLVEPYNSPVHPELVEPYNSPQHSLSEKMSTSPEHPQLVEPYASPEFPQLVEPYASPDHQQLDEPYHDTENSPVCEPSRSPVLTENAGSPTVKPDLCSTSEQTLVSPIVTCPQTNCDIVLLNEPDINTDSPSADDLEGKKDFSQLHEYSSDTLEVPKTQEEMVDSDYPQSSKLHTSVSLQEVPCPNLITAYSLESRFSPKETTSEEYSSAVNQSEETSIGTHLEHPTSPAQLLTKQPCSPHTIHQEESFSIIDHKPLNLCTSPNTKLDSSCVTTNEELLSDHVADERFQTKELCCINEAPQLPKHFSSEQEKLYNITVQPQENFQSPSILHTNNQSLNDDQARIPEYENPSAEDTNKDDNLHVPVLSDTIINLHSGDPSCAIIPSPDQDEHETITEPFHSEESKASVCDFPDKLIVTEVDKLSDKASPSPDAVLLHETQSYCSSPSKELSDSTNIIVSEHYSDSEHSISSEYSVKINQNLDHTDETPSPDVIHSQEISPDKYDENTLPTENSSFPLDLTCVIQDKLPCLTSTQATDSSVECVKHKPEDNGECITSHHFTITPPDLLPYDSDQPTDTCTGPSSEPVPFNSQPPPELLPYDSEQPANSFLSISDYSTEQGSSVFHAPPELLPYDSDQPIDLHNQQPQHTEELLVHDSTTIHPEPNKALDLPSVDSEESLSNSACLAIHEVPEKCEPCNEDVDPQPNFVKEVSSESPLTEHMSTSETRQEHSVPSPVADCTLEYPGSSLSSTDENHSIHQSVENEQPVVQLDSGSDSTENLTFRSEDKTEQMSLLKNIPDTSEAQCTSKLMNTSESETSRVLPLMQEDISLDTTQQSTPQKTLTDADYTQSQPASRNTDPISEVKSRPEHSRSRSRDRKKSRSKSVPKNKRSRSKSVTKKSHAKSLVKSRRSKSRSASTESNRQSPVVKKKESTHVVRKRSSRSASVGSRRRSHSVSVSPRKRSKSSSVGRKSNRRHSRSPSEIRRRSRSQSVPSRRRSQSLSRRRRSPSSPATRKKSSPSPSVMRRRRSVSASRRRRSPSPTASRSRRSPSPTTRRRRSPSVTRRRRSPSPIVTRRRRSPSIVTRRRRSPSPIVTRRRRSPSSTRRKRSRSPSAPRRRRSPSPFTTRRRRSNSPATSRRRRSPSPEFRRKRSPSLSVSHNRHSRSPSVPRKRRSRSTSASRRRRSRSASQRKRSRSVSSPRKKRSKSASKSPTGKQSKSDRSPSPSQSDISRKRKTRSRSSSRDKKTVEKRRKRSSSKDSSKDYYSAKQRRKSRTPPRRKKSRSPVRRASVCKSPVRRRRSRSPIRRKSFSRSPIRRKRSRSRDMSMDSARSPKRLTDLDKAQLLEIAKANAAAMCVKAGVPLPPSLKPITTSTAGVDENITHRTYGVTIQELTEKCKQIAQSKEDDVIVNKPHDSDEEEEDRPFYNHPFKVSEHKPISFSLLNPSLKPAPKTQVTLTKEFPVSSGSQHRKKEDKVYGEWVPVDKNTEESKDDVFTNTGPSQPVDISSAMNERAVAQTRLTGNPFDIEAVYMLSRAQEQIDAWAQSTSIPGLFTGTTGAQILSPEEISISGPQAWLRKDQFLKAAPVSGGRGALLMRKMGWREGEGLGRNNKGNVDPILLDFKTDRKGLVADGEKASNKAVVPAMKDLSGKHPISALMELCNKKKLSPPEFELVDDTGPEHRKRFLFRVTVNGVLCQPSQPSLTKKLAKATAAAAALQALGALPKENMTSTTNFCSASSTTL